The DNA region TGGAATTGAAACGTAAAAATTCCAAACAAAAACATCTCTCTTATTTTACTATAAATCGAACCATCTCTGGAATTGAAACTAAAGAGTTGAGCCGGGAACATTTACAAGATAAACACTATCAATCGAACCATCTCTGGAATTGAAACTTTCAATCGAACTGGCTCATGAGTTGGCTGCAAATTCTATCAATCGAACCATCTCTGGAATTGAAACGGATTTAAGCAGCGCGGCAACGCTTGTAGCAAAATCTATCAATCGAACCATCTCTGGAATTGAAACGCATCAGTAAATTCAAGTGCGCTATAATCAGAGATACCTATCAATCGAACCATCTCTGGAATTGAAACTCCGGCAAATCAAAACACGCAGTTAATTTATACAAACTATCAATCGAACCATCTCTGGAATTGAAACAAACTGATTGATTCTTTTTTGCATAATGGGAAAAGGCTATCAATCGAACCATCTCTGGAATTGAAACTCAAACGTTTCGAGCGGTTGAAATAGTAATTTCTTTCTATCAATCGAACCATCTCTGGAATTGAAACATCAATTCATTAAGCGAATAATACATTATACTTTTCCTATCAATCGAACCATCTCTGGAATTGAAACGAGTGTGTTAATTAATACCAAGCTTTGAGCCATTTCCTATCAATCGAACCATCTCTGGAATTGAAACTCGTGAATACATTTCAGTCCACGGGCAGTAAAATACTATCAATCGAACCATCTCTGGAATTGAAACCTCCGACTGCGCAATCAGACGGCCTGAATCCCCTATCTATCAATCGAACCATCTCTGGAATTGAAACTAAATAAACCCCGTTGTGAATCTAATCGGCAGTTTTCTATCAATCGAACCATCTCTGGAATTGAAACACAATTAGAAACACTGGGCTAATGATAGATAAAAGCTATCAATCGAACCATCTCTGGAATTGAAACACCTGAAGTGTACAGTTAGCTTCACCAGCAATAAATCTATCAATCGAACCATCTCTGGAATTGAAACTGAGGTTTTACAAAATTCAACCTCCAATGATGAATCCTATCAATCGAACCATCTCTGAAATTGAAATACCTGCACTAAAGGTGTATCACCCAAAATAGCCTCTCTATCAATCTAACTATCACCGATTTTATGCCCTTCTCTTGCTAAATATCAAACATAAAAAAACCCCGCCAATGAGCGGGGTAAAAGATTTAAGCTAAACTATAAAGTTAGGCTAATTTTACTTTTACGGCGTTTAAGCCTTTTTTGCCTTCTTGAAGTTCAAATGTTACTGAATCACCTTCATTGATACGGTCAACAAGACCTGTAGCATGAACGAAATACTCTTTTCCGGATTCGTCGTCGAGAATAAATCCGTAACCTTTTGATTCATTGAAGAATTTAACTTTTCCTGTTTTCATAATCTATTAAAAAATTAAAAATAAAGGCAAATTTAAACAAAATTGTATTCGCATTACATTCAGTACCAAAAAAATCAAGGAAAAGTAAATATTTTTTCATCTTTCCTTATTATTCATCCGCCTATAAATCTATTACTCTTTGATATTGAAAGCATTGCAAACACTTCAATACAAGGGTTATTTTTGCTGATTCGCAGCGAAATCATACTTTTTTTAAGCCAAACAAGCCTGATTTATGTTTTAACGGGCACTAAAATGGCTGCAAAACA from Lentimicrobiaceae bacterium includes:
- a CDS encoding cold shock domain-containing protein translates to MKTGKVKFFNESKGYGFILDDESGKEYFVHATGLVDRINEGDSVTFELQEGKKGLNAVKVKLA